One window of Lawsonibacter asaccharolyticus genomic DNA carries:
- a CDS encoding acetyltransferase: MREHEDFIPELDFVLELDGQVIGNIIYTKAKLIDENGTEKEILTFGPVSIHPGYQRMGYGKMLMEHSFQSAIQSGYDTIVIFGSPVNYVSRGFKSCKKYNVCIESGKYPAAMMVKELRPHALDGHKWVYQDSPVMAISEEEAERYDAALEPMEKKHLPSQEEFYIMSRSFVEG, from the coding sequence ATGCGGGAACATGAGGATTTTATTCCGGAACTGGATTTTGTATTGGAACTGGACGGACAGGTGATCGGCAATATCATTTATACAAAAGCAAAATTGATCGATGAAAATGGAACTGAAAAAGAAATTTTAACATTTGGTCCAGTTAGTATCCATCCAGGTTATCAGAGAATGGGGTATGGAAAAATGCTTATGGAGCATTCATTCCAATCAGCCATACAGTCAGGATATGATACGATTGTTATCTTTGGAAGTCCTGTCAACTATGTCAGCCGTGGATTCAAAAGCTGCAAAAAATATAATGTCTGTATCGAAAGTGGGAAATACCCTGCTGCGATGATGGTCAAAGAACTGCGTCCTCATGCACTGGATGGTCATAAATGGGTCTATCAGGATAGTCCTGTTATGGCAATCAGTGAGGAAGAGGCGGAACGCTATGATGCTGCATTGGAGCCTATGGAAAAGAAGCACCTTCCAAGCCAAGAAGAATTTTATATTATGAGTCGTTCCTTCGTGGAGGGATGA